Genomic segment of Rhodococcus sp. W8901:
CCGATTGGATCATTGACAGCGACCTGTTCTGGTGCAGCCGCCGCCGGGAACGTCACTCGCGCAAGCGCAATGTCTTCGCGGATCATGTCTGCGATTCGCGACAGACTGGCATGCCGACCCACCCGATCGTGGCGCGCACCGTATGTACGGTCACCGTAGCCGCACTGGGTGCGTGACTTGTTCAGAACTGCTCGAGCATTCGTTCTGCTGCTGCCCGTTCACTGTCTCCAGTGCGTGGGTGCTCGATCAGAGCTCGCAGGCGCATGATGCGAAGGCTAGCGTTGTCGGCCACCCACGCAGGGTATCGCGCACCTACCTTCGGTGTGCTCAGACCGGATTCCGTGGATCGTATGTGCTTCAACCGCCACCGATCGCAGGCCCGAATGGTGCCCTGTATGACGATCGTTGAACCACGGTCGCCGGGATCGACTCCGGATCGAACGGGTATGGCGAGGCGATCGGGGTGGGGCTCGTGACGTCTCGTCGAGCCCGGGCAGCCGCTAGGGCTGGGGGCTACCGGCCTGCCTGCTGTGCCGGCCGGTCAGCCAGGCTCCCCGGACGAGCATCAGCACGCCCAGAGCGATGCCCCATCCGAGTTCCGAGAGCACGACGCCAACTCCTGACTGGCCGGTGACATCAGTACTGGCGACCGCACTGAACGCGGTCGTGAACCCGGCCGCCGTGCCCGCCGCGGCGGCCAGCCCGCCGGCCACCGCCCAGCGGGAGAGCTGAGCCGAGGCCAGACACAACAGCACCACAGTCACTCCGCAGGCAACCACTTGCCAGGTGGGGAACTGGTTCGGTGCGGGCAGTCCGGGGCCACGGAACTCTCCTCGGTAGTCGGCGGACCAAGTCAACCAGCCCGCACACGACAGGAACCCCAGCACAAACGCCATCAGGCCGGTCGCCCATAGCCCCAACCTGCCACCGCCGGTCTGCATTCCGACCAGATCCCCTCTGCCCGAGGAGTACGCCAGGCCGGCCCGCTCCGACCGCCAAGCGGACCGGATGATGCCCGCACCGAAGATGGTGGGCACACCCACGAAGATGAATTCCATCCAGAGGAACTGCGACCAGGAAAGGTCGAAATCGACTGTCATGGAAGGAGTATGCACGCATACGAACTCCCGATCTCCCTGGCCGGGGCGGACCTCTGGTTTGTTCCGGGTCGGCTCCCGCTAGCGCCAGTCCCCGACCTCGGTGAGCCGCCCGGTGGCGACGTCGAACACGAAGCCGCGCAACGACTCGGTGAGCGTGACGAACGGGCTGCTCGCGACGCGGCGCAACGACTGCCGGACGTCTTCCTCCACGTCCGGGAACGCCTCGGCGGACCAGTTCGGCTTGATGCCGGTCTCGTCCTGAATGGCGCGCTTGAACGCGTCGTCGGTGACGACGCCGCCCGCATTGCGGATCACGTGCGCCTCGCCGTCACCGAGCCCGAGGATCCGGTATACGTCCAGTCGCGCGTCCATGCAGGCGACCACCGCGAC
This window contains:
- a CDS encoding carbonic anhydrase, which produces MTVTDEYLENNKRYAETFSGPLPLPPSRHVAVVACMDARLDVYRILGLGDGEAHVIRNAGGVVTDDAFKRAIQDETGIKPNWSAEAFPDVEEDVRQSLRRVASSPFVTLTESLRGFVFDVATGRLTEVGDWR